A single region of the Peptococcaceae bacterium genome encodes:
- a CDS encoding MFS transporter: protein YGSELWPTWLRATGMGIAYMGIARIGSTFGPMAVGAMADIIGVAKAIGVMASFYILAVILIWTIGYETKGKSLEELDRI from the coding sequence TGTACGGTTCCGAGCTGTGGCCGACCTGGCTGCGGGCAACGGGGATGGGCATCGCCTACATGGGCATCGCCCGCATCGGTTCGACCTTTGGCCCAATGGCGGTCGGCGCAATGGCCGATATAATCGGGGTGGCAAAGGCCATCGGGGTCATGGCCAGCTTCTACATCCTGGCGGTTATCCTGATCTGGACCATCGGCTACGAGACCAAGGGCAAGAGCCTGGAAGAACTGGACCGGATATAA
- a CDS encoding DUF1624 domain-containing protein yields the protein MPRDDRIWELDMLRGLALVLMIYFHVVYDLKEFFGYAVVYESGFNYYAGKAAGTLFIFAAGISSNLARSNLARGLRILAIAAAITAATHLYNANYGIKFGILHLLGISILSAPLVKRANTFLLLFAGAAVTAVSSLVRGITVNHNYFFFLGLTTPAFNSADFYPLIPWYGVFLCGLAAGKLLYSRKKSLIGHSPPETVLNRAGRKTLLIYLVHQPVILFLLSIWLSK from the coding sequence ATGCCAAGAGATGACCGCATTTGGGAACTGGACATGCTGAGGGGCCTGGCCCTCGTACTGATGATTTATTTTCACGTTGTTTACGATTTAAAAGAATTTTTTGGGTATGCTGTGGTCTACGAAAGCGGGTTCAATTATTATGCGGGTAAAGCCGCGGGAACCCTTTTCATTTTCGCCGCGGGGATAAGCTCAAACCTTGCCAGGAGCAACCTGGCCAGGGGCCTGAGAATACTGGCCATTGCCGCGGCCATTACGGCGGCGACCCATTTATATAATGCAAATTATGGAATAAAATTTGGCATCCTGCATTTGCTGGGAATCAGCATCTTGAGCGCTCCGCTGGTCAAAAGGGCCAACACGTTCCTGCTGCTTTTCGCCGGCGCCGCGGTGACTGCGGTGTCTTCCCTGGTACGAGGAATAACCGTTAACCACAATTATTTCTTTTTCCTGGGCCTTACAACGCCTGCCTTTAATTCCGCCGATTTTTATCCGCTTATTCCCTGGTACGGGGTCTTCTTATGCGGGCTGGCGGCTGGAAAGCTGCTGTATTCGAGGAAAAAAAGCCTGATCGGTCATTCGCCGCCCGAGACCGTTTTAAACCGGGCAGGCAGGAAAACCCTGCTTATTTACCTGGTTCACCAGCCGGTCATTTTGTTCTTGTTGAGCATCTGGCTGTCAAAATAA